AAACTTATTCCCGCAACATTACAGGTTATTCTATTATCAAATTTAGAAAGCTCAATTCGAGATCAAAAATTAACCAAACTCGAGAATTGGTATTGTGAACGCCGTGCAAGTTTTATCCTTAAGGAAAGATTAGAGGCGTGCGAGAAAAGAATAGAGGAACTTGAAAACCAGGTGGCAAAACTTAGGGAGAGCCATAAAACCCCACAAAAGAGCTTTTAATTGATTTATTACAGATAAAGCCAAGAGGCAGGTAAATCTAATGGCTAAAGTAGCTTTAACAGAGGGATTATTTTGGGTTGGGGCAATAGATTGGAATATTAGAAGTTTCCACGGATACCACACCCCATATGGAACCACCTACAATGCATACTTAATTATCGACGAGAAAATCGCGTTGGTAGACACGGTGAAGGGGCCATTTTTCAGTGAAATGTTGCAAAGAATTGAGGAAATAGTCGAACCAAAGGAGATCGATTATGTTATTTCGAATCACGTAGAAACGGATCATTCAGGGTCACTTCCAAAAATAATGGAAATAGCGAAGAAAGCCAAGTTGATCGCATCTGAAAGAGGGAAACCTGGCTTATTAAAGCACTATAAAATTGATTGGCCGTTTGTGACGGTTAAACAGATAAACAATGAACTCAGTTTAGGTAAGAGGAAATTGAAATTTATTGAAACGCCGATGTTGCATTGGCCGGACTCTATGGCTACCCATGTGGAAACCGATGGCATCCTACTGCCAAATGACGCCTTTGGTCAACATATTGCCACTTCTGAAAGGTTTGATGACGAGGTTGGTTTGGAAGTCATTATGCCAGAAGCAGCAAAATATTATGCCAACATAGTCATGCCCTTTGGAGCTATCGTGCAAGGTGTTTTAGAAAAACTCAAAGACCTAAAAATTAACATGATCGGTCCTAGTCATGGCATAGTTTGGCGCACACATATAAAGGAAATATTTAACGCTTACTGGAAGTGGGCTCGAGGAGAAGCGGAGAATAAGGTTTTGGTAATTTATGACACGATGTGGGGAAGTACTGAAATGATCGCCAAGGCTTTAGTAGAGGGACTCTCAAACGAAGGCGTTAAAGTCATATTGTTCAATTTAAGTTCCTCAGATAAGACCGAAATAATCAAAGAAACCTTAGACGCGAAGGCATTGCTAATCGGCTCCCCAACGCTCAACGGTGGAATGTTTCCAACAGTTGCTAGTTTCTTGACATATCTAAAGGGGTTAAAACCGAAGGGTAAGATCGGGGCATGCTTCGGCTCCTATGGATGGGGCGGCGGCGCTGTCAAAGCCATTAATGAAGAATTGCGACAGGCTGGCGTCGAAGTATTAGAAGCTGCCCTTGACTTTAAATTCGTCCCTGAAAAAGAAGACCTTGCAAAAGCTGTTGAATTTGGCAAGATGATTGCCAAGAAAGTTAAACAATAAATATTGAGTGCAAAACGAATGATGCAGAAATAAGATTAAGAAAATAAAAACAATTATTTTTTAACCTAATCCGGTATTTCCTCAAACTGATCTTTTGGCGCTCCGCAAGTTGGACATGTCCAATCGTTTGGAAGATCCTCGAATCTGGTCCCTGGTTTGATCCCTCTATCAGGATCTCCATCTTTTGGATCGTAAACCCAACCGCAGATGAGGCATCTCCATTTTGCCATTTTTCCTC
The DNA window shown above is from Candidatus Bathyarchaeota archaeon and carries:
- a CDS encoding FprA family A-type flavoprotein; amino-acid sequence: MAKVALTEGLFWVGAIDWNIRSFHGYHTPYGTTYNAYLIIDEKIALVDTVKGPFFSEMLQRIEEIVEPKEIDYVISNHVETDHSGSLPKIMEIAKKAKLIASERGKPGLLKHYKIDWPFVTVKQINNELSLGKRKLKFIETPMLHWPDSMATHVETDGILLPNDAFGQHIATSERFDDEVGLEVIMPEAAKYYANIVMPFGAIVQGVLEKLKDLKINMIGPSHGIVWRTHIKEIFNAYWKWARGEAENKVLVIYDTMWGSTEMIAKALVEGLSNEGVKVILFNLSSSDKTEIIKETLDAKALLIGSPTLNGGMFPTVASFLTYLKGLKPKGKIGACFGSYGWGGGAVKAINEELRQAGVEVLEAALDFKFVPEKEDLAKAVEFGKMIAKKVKQ
- a CDS encoding rubredoxin; translated protein: MAKWRCLICGWVYDPKDGDPDRGIKPGTRFEDLPNDWTCPTCGAPKDQFEEIPD